The genomic window ATTGTGAGCTGATCCTGAATCAGGTGCTCTGAGTGAACAGTAACCAGAGCTGCATGAAGCCCATTCATTCATCTTGCCTTCGAGACAGCCGCCATCTCAGTGGTCACGGAAAGAATTTCACAGATAAAGAGTGACCGACTTTTTTTCTGTGCTTTCAAGTAGAAAGACATACAAAAGCACGTGAAGACTTGCATGAGAAAAAGATGAACAATGAGGCATCTCAATGCAAGCTTGTTCAAATTTGGCAAGAAGAGGAGAATGAGATGTGGCGTGAAACGCATTTTGATGGGATGAACGAGAAATGCTACTTTTCATGTTAGGGGTTTTATGTTCTAGTATGAGTCACATTTGAGTAAAGCTTCATAAAGATAGGGGCCTGGCATCTATGAGGCTCATATGTCATCATTTGGctcttgcttttttaaacaaATCCAGTTCCTTTCAAAGCTATCTTGACCTTTGCACCTCTCAGATAGGACAGCAGGCCGTTTCTGAGGCTGGAGGAAGCCAATCGATCAATTCAGATTTAATGTCTACATGCTGCTTTGCTGTTGTCTGAGATACGATTTAGCCATCGACGTACTGGTCATTCATTACAGGAACCTGCGAGTGAAAGGCCAGCGGTTGACTCTAAACATGAGTGACGCTAAGTAGCAATTAGGGGTATTGATCGTCATGTTATTGAGTAAAGGGACCGATCAGATCAGCTCTTGCTTATCAGCCGAACATAGTAGGACTCAGGCCAGTATGGAGTGTAATGACACATGAAATGTGGTCAGAGAGTGAAATACAGTTCATTCATAAAGATGCACATCACTGGACATTCAGAAATGAATGAAGCGCAAATGACGCTGTTGGTTTGTATTAAATGCACAATACCcgtaacaaactttttttttttttttcagaccattTTCGAATCCGGAAGCACCATTAAATTAATTCTTAGTGGAAATACGCAAAGCAAATCAAAACGGTGGAATGTCGATGGTGAGACTAGAGTTGGGCTGTACGTTATGTAAAATATGGTTAGGCAGCTTAGTGAATTAATTGcttagaaattaaaaataaattattataaaatagatttctgtacattttacatatatatagcAATCATCTCAATgtctttttgccatttcaaatacacagaaaaagaaagaaaacaacaagTCCTCCATTCACGGTTAATCCCAACCAAAGTTATGCCCAGTCATCTGGTAGAACTTCATGTTGAAAGGCCTGTAGAAGTCTCTAAGTCTCTGCACAACCTCAGGGTTAATGTTTGGATGGGTCCGCCCTTTGGTCTTACCCAGGCAATGGGGCTTGCTGCTGCCCTCTGCCTTTTTGAGACAAGGGAAGCCCTTGGTCTGGTTGAAGTAGAAGTGTTTGTCTGTGATGATCCTCTTGAGCCCCAAAAAGTCCTGCACACGGCCCAGCTCTCCGGCCGGGTCACTGATCAGCCGCTCTCCGCTCACGAACAGGATCTGGCTCATGGGGAAGAACTGCAGCCAGTTGTCCAGGTGTTTGGCATAGATGCCGATCTGAATGGCGCTCCACGACGTGTCGATCAACCCTGTAGTCCTGTTTTTGAACGTCAGGCTCTCAAAAGTAGGAATGTCAGGCTTCTTGGACAGCGTCTGCGTGTAGTCAGAGATGGCTCGTGTGACGGGGTCCCGGACCACCACGATCAGTTTGGTGTCGCGGGACATGGCGTAGATCCGGGCCGGAGCCTCGTGGGTCACAAAGTAGCTTGGTGTTTTCTCCATGGTGATCTGGCCTTCCAGGGTTTTAGGCATCAGGTCCCTatggagagagggagaaagaaagcAAAGGAGGTTAAGATGAAGGtctaatgaaaacaaaatttgCATAACACAATTAAACAGATGGAGCATGTGGCGCTCCTCAATCAATGAGCCGATTCAAGGCCATGATTCTGGGTCAAATGTGATTAGCATTGGTTGCTAAACAAAACATGCATTCAAACATATTAAGTGCACAAACCATGTTAAATGGCATGGCTAATTCTTAATAGTAAGGGGTTTCTAATGTAATACAAAATCTTTTAGAAGCTTTGGAGAAGTGTTATTTGTTCCTTTCCTGAAATCATGCCTAGATTAAGCAATATTGCTTTATTAAGACAATGCTGATACAGACTACTACATAACAAATATGCATTCTGAATATTGAGAACTACTATTAATATGCATTGTGAAAACTGAGTATTGTgtacaacaataaaaattatatatatatatatatatatatatatatatatatatatatatatatatatatatatatatatatatatatatatatatatatatatatatatatagtggcataataataataataataataataatttaatgaccAATGTATGACCTCAACGATTGTCTTATACTACTGACAACCCAGATCTAAACAATCATTTATACTTCAAAAAGGCTAACACAAATATCCACACTTAGCAAAGCCCTTTAAAACATATGTGCATTCCACATGAAGGTTGTTCAGCTTTGTTTAAAGACAGTGAGCTGCTTTTAAGGCAGTTACAGGGTGAAATGAATAGGGTACGTGCAGGACCGCAATCCCgggaaacttttttaaataagtgatcATGCAAGTTAACGCCAAACAGGCTTGGGTTTCACAACCTCGTCCAATCAGGAAGAGTGGATTATAGTGGAAGAGTTGATAACAGAGGACTTTAACGAACACATGGGGGTATGGATCCCATTTCGCTGGCACAGGCGCTTAGAAACTATGACGTTAAAATGTGCGGAAACACATCTGAAGAAAGTTTAGCTTTCTCTGACTGAAAATAGCAAGGCATAAAACATGACGTGATgtgaaatcaactgaaaaaaataacagaacaCCAAATTTAAGGGATGGAGATAAGCTAAAGTGTAACTTTCAGCCACGCTTAGACTTCAACAGACCCAGAATGAGCCTCCTTGGTGTATCATTGTGCAAACAGATAAAGCTCTTGTTGGTCTGTTGTCTCTGGAGTATCGAGCCTTGTTGTTAGCACAAAGGCTAATTTACTGCCACATTGTACAGTGCACCGTAAGTGTCCAGTGTAATCCTGCTTTGTGTGATTACACCCTGTGCAAACAAGGCTACAAGCAATTCAAGAGTCTGCAAATTATTTGTTGAAGGAtatcacacacacttcagtggATCACAGTTTATTCTATCTCTCCAAACAGCCTTCAGTAAAAGCCTGACTATTTTTACCACAGGTGTTCACTAGTTAGAGGTGAGAGCCCCTCAGCACCACAGCAGAGAGATGTGTTATCATAAACAAAACCCACAGAGAGAGTTTCAATGCGGATATACATTTCAAAGCTATATGTGTATGAACCAGGTGCTCCTGTAAACGCAGGTTCTGCTTTGCTGGATTCTGCTGGGTTTTTTTCCTGTACAGAAACTGCAAAGTACCAACTCTCTTCACTAAAGAATTTTTCAAGATCACacagctgaaactgaaaaaaaaaaaaaaaaaatccccatttTGCAAATGAAAATCATGCAGCGCTGGATTCAGAATGCGAGAACCGCCTAAGGCTGCAGGAGGTAACGTGTTGATATATTTGACGGAGAACTGAGGCCAGATTTGTGTGGTTACATGGCTTCTCTGAAGAGCTGGCCACAGATCCAATTATgataatatcagtttgattactGCTCTGTCAGAACACTGGAGTGAGAGTTTGAGGAAAAGAACACAAGGGGAAAAAACTCATTAATCTctctaaaatgaaaacagattatGTTAGTGCCTTTTAATGCAATGACGCACTCTCGCACACTCATCAGCATGGTTTAACCGTTTATTTCTAGTTTAGAGGAAATATAAACGTCTTGGCTTCCTAATATTTAGCCTCCTAGTGTGTGGTTTTggaaaaagatatatatatatatatatatatatatatatatatatatggttacactttatttcgatagtccactttagacattctactgactataagtaactttgtaactacatttcaactacatatcaactaaatctcagaaatttgcaactacatgtctactaacagagtagactgttagggtaggtttagggttagtgttaggggtaggtttaggcttagtataagttgacaataagttgacaaagaaagtgttagaagatattaagcagacagtctactaatactctactaactgctagttgacatgtagttgcaaagttacttactgctagtagagtgtctaaagtggactatcaaaataaagtgttaccatatatatatatatctctgaaTTATTGCGCAACAGGAGCAAACCagctgtatgtgtgcatgtgtggtaCTAATGAGGTGAGAGATAATGCAGGCTTTGCAGTAAAATGAACCACCCACACCTACTGTACAGTGCCAGGGAGGaaagaaacacaaacaaaaatgccaCAAATATAAAGCACACACATGTGTATCCCTGTCTGTAtataaaggaataaaaaaaaatacaagataaAGGTCTGGACCAAGACacaaaaaactttgcctccaacGATCCTCTCATCTTACTACTTTTACTTTGGCAGAGGGCAAAAGAAAAGGGAGGGAGGAAAGGGGTTGAGGAAGACAAGTAGGCAAGCTCTCGGAAAAACAATAGCCTTTCTTGCCTGTTTTGATTTATTAGGGTCCTTCTTTTTAGACATTCTGTCAGCAAACAGGCAAAGCTTTGACACCAGGGCCCTCtctttttccccctctttttCTTTGAAAACCGAGCATTGTCCTTCAATGATCTGAAAGAGCAAGGGCCGTGCAGAGGCCAGAGAGGAAAGGGGGAAGGGTGACCATTGAAGGATGAGTGGAAAGCACTTCTCCAGCTCTCTCAGGTCTGTGTGAAGGGAGGCTGTGGAGAGCTCTTGAGCTGAACGTGTGCCTCAAGTGTCTCACCAGGACATGGCACCCACTACCAATGGAGCAGGTAAAGATACGctgtgtattaaatattaaaatggggATTCAAAAGTGGATATGAGTGCTTGAAATGAATCTACTGATAAAAAGGGTCACTCCTCTCAAATGCTGAGCCAAGGTCAAAGATTGCTCCCACCTTTTGAGTTTTCTGTCGTAATTCATTCCTAGTAGATTTCTGCCCATGACCTTATGGTTATAGCTGTTCTGGATCAACTTTGGAAGTGCGCTTAGTGGGTCTTGTTTAAGCTGGAGAGAACGATAAGTCAGAAAGTAGGATCAGATATAGAATCAGAATGACCCTAGGGGCATGTTGAAAGGCTTTTTATCCAGTAGAGATAAATCGACAAAGGGAGAAAATGACAGACGAAAGCACAAGAGAGAACAAAAGACACAGAAGGGAGTTTTTATAACAAAGTTTTTGTCTTCTGTCGAATTTGGTTTGTTAAGAAGAGCCTGTTTTTCTTAAGGTAGGACATGGTATCCCCCCAAAAAGCCCCTAAACTTGCTTTATCTATGATCTCATTGCTTTCAAGTGACAAGGATTATAGTATATCTGTCTTTCAACTCTGGCATTGTTATGGTTATATTCTGGCcagcttttttcttctttttattttatcttttgtatACCTAACTGATAGGGACTAGAAGCATGTTTTATATCTAGTGCTTTCAAGTCTCGGAGGGATTAAAGAAACACAGACATACCTGCACTTTGATTCTGAAGAGCAAGTCAAAACAGACACAACTTTGAAACACCTGTGCGTGTGTCTTTGATAGACATGTCCTTAGAATAAGAACTTGCCGCCGTTGCAGTAGCGGCGAGATGAAGAGCTGTTTGAGTAAGCTGCAGTGTAATAAATTCTCAGCcgtcaaataaaattaaattaattgccaATGAATTTAACAGCTTCTTGGGCTTGGTACACTAGAAAGATAAAACGCCTAAACCACAAAGCAGTTATAGTGATGTAAATGGCAGTCCTTTGTGCCAGAATGGTAGTGTGAGAGTTTGCCTGTGTACTGGAGTCAAAATGTGTCTTAATCATTAAGgtttagttcactcaaaatgtattattttttcatcATTAATTCCCTCTCATATTGTCATATAGCCTTTGTTTCATAATGTGTTctatatggggaagtcgtggcctagtggttagagagtttgactcctaaccctagggttgtgggtattcaagtctcgggccggcaataccacgacttcggtgcccttgagcaaagcaccaaacccccaactgttccctgggtgccgcagtataaatggctgcccactgctctgggtgtgtgttcacagtgtgtgtgtgcactttggatgggttaaatgcagagcacgaatttcTGAGGGAAAATGGAAtcttattttttgggtgaactgtccctttaatatcAAGCGACTACTGGAACAACTGTGAGAGCAGGATCACTTATTTAGTGTGTATAGAGAGCCTGCTGGGAGGCTGTGAGGCTACATCTGGTAAATCCAGGCACCTCCCAGGCCACACCATACAGGCAATATTTTCTGCTCTGTGTCGTCATAGCGACCTGAGCGAGGCTGTAGTTTTGAAATACACCCCGCAGAGTCTGGAGCCTTGACATTATATTTAACCGCAGAGCAAAACTGCAGCCGTAAATCTATGGAGCAAAGCTGGATTTTATAGCACAAGCACCGGGAGAATGGAAATGGGGTGGTgaggagagaaaagaaagagaaaaaatacaGAGCGAAAAAGCCAGGATGTGCATGTGTGCAACAGCTTTAAGTTACCACTGTATTTGAGAGGTACTTAGAGCCTCCTGATGGTTGGTTTCCTAAATGAGAATTGCTAGAGATCTCTTCTTAACCTGCAAAAGCTGAAGCCAAGAGACTGTATAGCACACCCATGAGTGTTTTATGAATATCCCAGCTTCTAACGGCTATACTTTACCTTTTCCTTGCCTAACCTTTCTTGTTCCACGTCTAGATCTTCCTCAGGTTTCTCCTCAGCCTCTGATCTTTGCCATGTAACCCTGACGTGAACATAAAGAGGTGTAAACGACCGTCTCCATCGGGCCCGTCTAAGGTGTTGGTGTGTCTTAGCTTCAGTTTCTGACATTCTCGCTGACGGATCTTGTCACTAGATCTGCATTCGACGGACAGAGAAAGCCTCTCTCACGTAGCGTGACTGCTCTGAtggataaataataaaagaacgGGAAGGATTGCAGACACTTCTGACCTGCCTTTCTCCAAGAATAGACACACTTTAGAGCAGCCTCTAAAGAGTTATACCTTAATGCTGATCTAGTTTCTCATTAAATTATTATGCCTGAGCTAGCAGCCAGGCTAAGACTTTCTGAAAACTACTTCATCTGTGTCTTTGAGGCTAAAAACATCTGCATGAAACTGTGAATGGTTGGTCCCTCAACACTAAAGAGAAACATTGAGTTGTTAATCTGTATATTTTCCTTCTCAAAGCGGGGGGCTTGGGTTTTGGAATGAAGACTGGTCTGCTTTAGGGTGTCAAGggcagaaaaatatatttaggtCTCCCTGTAgtgttgtatatataaaaacactggACATAAAGCGAGTATCGTGAGAGAGGGTAGGCTACACTATCTACTCAGCAGTCATACTGAGGTCTAGCCTTGATTTGTGCCAGCCACAATTTCAGgcccattttctttctttcttttctttctctctctcgctctcaaacTCATTTGAAAGCACACACAACAGCCTCTGAGAGGTCAGAACACGTATAAATCACTGAGACCTCAGGCTCTGTACACTGCAGTCTGCCCAGACTCTGTTTCAGCTTTATTTGCTGCCATTCAACACCTACCAAAATCTCTTTAAAACAAGAGTGGGGTGTGTTTTTTGCTGTCCAGGCCATAAATTGAGTTATGGCCCTACGGTCATGCCAGCTGAGTGGAATTACGTATGTTAGTGACAAGGCTGTGCAAGCAGAGGCTGCCATCAGCTCTGAATAAAAGATGGAGGGATGAGACGGGGTAATAAAGTGCACTTTTCTCTCACTTAGGCATGCATTTTACAGAGCCTGTAATCATGTAGCATGTGCTGAAGAGCCATTTTGTAGGACTGGCAAATTTGACTTTATTGCAGAGGTGTTTCTGTGATATTAGTCATACCTAAAAGAATGAGTAGGATGACTTTGTCTCTTCTTACTTTGCCCAAGTCAAAAAAGTCGACAGTCTttatgatattctggtctctagataCGGCTAAGGTTGCTCCTTTAATGCAAGtctgttttgacatttttaatgtctttaagGCAAAAATCACCAGACAAATAACTTAGCGTACTGCAATATAGTGAAGTTTAGGACAAAAAATAACATGAATCATAATTCACAATCCAGctgtgcaacttataacatccaacaTGTAAGATATAACCAATATGACACCAAAATGTccaaaatgcccccccccccccaaaaaaaaaaaaataaataaataaataaataaaaaacattgaaaaaggaCCACCCACTTGTGTCAGTTTTTTATTTCCTGaatcaccttttgctttaattacagccttaacagccttcaaccactgtgtgctttgggtcattgtcatgttggaaggtaaaccttcttaccattgacaactttctggcagagggcagcagattttcctcaattTGACTATTTTGCCCCATCCAtgtttccttctatcctgacaagcGCTCCAATCCCTTCTGCAGAGAAACATCCACAAATGGGACAATAACACCTccatcctttttccaactcagtgattttggtttattttgttggtgttatatctttgtgttaatgttataaCTTTCACtctcttcatttcaggctgcaaagcaaaaaaaaaaaaaagaatagatagatagatagatagctagatagatagatggacagacagatagacagatagatagatttattaaaaggggtgattcttttctatacccagtatgtattactattattatataattaaaaagaaaataattattgctGGCCCTGGATGATAATTGCAAGCTACTTtaaatttatttacaacaagAAATTATTATGCTGATATTAACCAAATCCCTACCATGTCTAGGGTAGTTCCAAACTTTTACTTGGCAAATgcaaatcctgaaaataaaataattttggcaAACCCAAACAACTCTATTTAAAAATAGACTTTGTTATTATCCAGATTGCATAATGCATATAATTACATATCCTGTATTCAGTATTGACTTACACCGAACTCTCAGTAACTCCACAAACAATAGCCTTCCCATTGAATCTACTTTAGTTATTAGCTGTGATCAAGCCAGTACCACAGTGTTTATCTTGCTCTTGCTAATCCGCATAAGCTTGTTTACTTTGGGTGTCTGTAGAGGGTGTTAATGGACTCCACTTCATTTACATTCCCACTGAGTGACACAACGAGTCTCGAGACTGTTAGCGTTGTTTAGTGTAACTAGCCTTGATGAGATTTTAGCTTGTTTACTAAGCTATAAAGGCTATTAGCAAAGCTACAAAGCCAAAAAGAGTGCATATTTGCCTGGagtctaaattaataaaaaaaatccacataaaaTTCACATAATACATACAATTGATGTATACAAATCTAAATATTTCAGTGACTTACTGAAttagtgaaagtcgtgacatttgccaagtatggtaacccatactcagaactggtgctctgcatttaacccatccacacacacagcactgagttGTGAACACATCGTGAACACACAcgcagagcagtgggcagctaaatcctgcgcccggggagcaactggggttcagtgcattgctcaaggacacttcagccatgggtattgatggtggaagagagtgctgttcattcactacacccaccacctacaactcctgccagaaCCAAGACTCGAACATGCGACCTCCTTTGGGTAACAACggtctaaccattaggccacagctgctccACTAACAAGGATTAATGCTGAAaagtataaaagaaaaaaaaaaaaaactcctgctGGCACTTAAAAAATATTGTGTCATTAGACAGTAGGTTATCTCACTAAACTGTTGTAAAATTGGCATAGAGACTTCCAAGATTTCAGTccttttttcacttttaaaagcaatcacattcaaacacaagaacacacatgcacgcacCTATTACATCCTGTTTTGCTTGGCACACGATCTGCTCCAGCTGAGGAGCTTTTGAAGACAGGTGTGCTTTAAAGAGCTGGGAATTTCCTCCAAGTCTGTCAACCGGTTACATCAGAGGCTTACGGCACAGCTGCGTTACTTTGACGCTGAGGGTTAATGGTTTACAAATTCCTCTAAACAAACATTCTTCATTGCTAACCCACAATTAGCTAAATTATGTGGTAAAAGCA from Carassius auratus strain Wakin chromosome 1, ASM336829v1, whole genome shotgun sequence includes these protein-coding regions:
- the LOC113104868 gene encoding heparan sulfate glucosamine 3-O-sulfotransferase 3B1-like — translated: MEYSLFCHHFYALSVSPVKKKLGLLFIMLLLWVYMLYSCVGYCASMPPSLVVDNNNNNRAKETEFLGKYAEAESGRPDLMMSKLLSRPQSSWTDVESDYDEPTVQRAPRDFSKDEVDLDRTDEWDDGRRVSPLSSFSNGSGSKKLPQAIIIGVKKGGTRALLEFLRVHPDIRAVGAEPHFFDRNYDNGLDWYRDLMPKTLEGQITMEKTPSYFVTHEAPARIYAMSRDTKLIVVVRDPVTRAISDYTQTLSKKPDIPTFESLTFKNRTTGLIDTSWSAIQIGIYAKHLDNWLQFFPMSQILFVSGERLISDPAGELGRVQDFLGLKRIITDKHFYFNQTKGFPCLKKAEGSSKPHCLGKTKGRTHPNINPEVVQRLRDFYRPFNMKFYQMTGHNFGWD